A part of Salvelinus alpinus chromosome 23, SLU_Salpinus.1, whole genome shotgun sequence genomic DNA contains:
- the LOC139550112 gene encoding uncharacterized protein isoform X2, producing the protein MNGPKRTWQQVKIKYKNILQNAVKKNTHRQGTGGGSPKADLTPAEDMALELNKGRPVLEGIPGGKETSIGSSQDATRFIQVSGSTVFLLEPPAQAPDDADPGEGPSAAATAHDGDDDEEETISRDSRRHEDPDAIQWENQPGNISSQAIRKLYGNHLRRQIELADIDIQYKKKKMENLALESEIKKRTIRKLDLEIKKLERELQEDDTAQNKN; encoded by the exons atgaacgggccaaaacggacatggcagcaggtcaaaatcaaatacaagaacattctgcagaatg cagtgaaaaagaatacccacagacaaggcacgggtggtgggtcaccaaaggctgaccttaccccagcagaggacatggccttggagctaaataaaggcaggcccgtcttagaggggatccctggggggaaagagacgagcataggttcctcccaagatgccacccgcttcattcaag tgtctggcagcactgtgttcctgttagagccaccagcacaagcaccagacgatgctgatcca ggtgaaggccccagtgcagcagcaacagcacatgatggagacgatgatgaggaggagaccatctctcgggattccagaaggcatgag gacccagatgctatacagtgggaaaaccagcctggcaacata agctcacaagctatcagaaagttgtatggcaaccacctccggcgccaaatagaactggcagacatagacattcagtacaagaagaaaaagatggaaaatcttgcactggagtccgaaataaaaaagaggacaattaggaaactggaccttgaaataaaaaaacttgagagggag ctccaagaagatgacacagctcaaaataaaaattag
- the LOC139550112 gene encoding uncharacterized protein isoform X1 — protein sequence MNGPKRTWQQVKIKYKNILQNAVKKNTHRQGTGGGSPKADLTPAEDMALELNKGRPVLEGIPGGKETSIGSSQDATRFIQVSGSTVFLLEPPAQAPDDADPGEGPSAAATAHDGDDDEEETISRDSRRHEDPDAIQWENQPGNISSQAIRKLYGNHLRRQIELADIDIQYKKKKMENLALESEIKKRTIRKLDLEIKKLEREVRYAFNVHCMLTVTQMY from the exons atgaacgggccaaaacggacatggcagcaggtcaaaatcaaatacaagaacattctgcagaatg cagtgaaaaagaatacccacagacaaggcacgggtggtgggtcaccaaaggctgaccttaccccagcagaggacatggccttggagctaaataaaggcaggcccgtcttagaggggatccctggggggaaagagacgagcataggttcctcccaagatgccacccgcttcattcaag tgtctggcagcactgtgttcctgttagagccaccagcacaagcaccagacgatgctgatcca ggtgaaggccccagtgcagcagcaacagcacatgatggagacgatgatgaggaggagaccatctctcgggattccagaaggcatgag gacccagatgctatacagtgggaaaaccagcctggcaacata agctcacaagctatcagaaagttgtatggcaaccacctccggcgccaaatagaactggcagacatagacattcagtacaagaagaaaaagatggaaaatcttgcactggagtccgaaataaaaaagaggacaattaggaaactggaccttgaaataaaaaaacttgagagggaggtgagatatgccttcaatgtacactgtatgctaactgtaacacaaatgtattaa